The segment AACAGCGAGAGCAAAGTCTCGCCGCTGGTGAAGTGCACGAGCACGGAGCCGAAGCTCTTGAAGTTCTGCACGATGCTGGCCGTGCCGGGGTAGAGCGCCACGATCTGCTGCTTGATCTGGTCGTACTGCGTCGTGCGCAGGTCGGCGAGCTGCTGGTCGCTGACGTTGACGCCGATCACGGCCGCGGCCTGCTTCAGGCGCTGCGTCACCACGTCTTCGTTGAGCACGACGATGCCGTCGGCGGCGCCCTTGGCGACCAGCTCGTCCAGCACGGACTTGTCGAGCTTGCCCTGGCCGACGAGTTGCTGGAGGTCCTGCAAGACCTGGCCGCCGGGCGGCGCGCCCGGCTTCGCAGTTGGAGTCGGCGTTGGCGACTTCGCCTTCTTGCCGCCGCAGGCGGCCACGGCGAGCGGCAGCAGCACGGCGATCAGGCAGAGCAATACGGCGCGGCGCCGGGCCGGCCGGAGCGGGGCGATCATGAAGCGAACCTCTACCGAGACGAGCGCGGCCCGTTGCGGTCAACGAATCCGCAACGCCGTGATTTTCAGTCGCCGCTATGCTACGCGCCGCCGCGCTGCTTTGCCACACTTTTGTTCGATGCTCAAAACGGCCGTGCGCGCCATGCGCCGATCCGGCAGCAGTTCAGCAGATCAAATGACCTCTGCCCGCCGCAGCGCCTCGATCTGCGGCCAGTCGTAGCCGAGATCCAGCAGCACGGTCTCCGTGTCCATGCCCAGCTCCGGGGCCGAGCGCAGCGGCGGCGGCGGCGTGGCGGAGAGGTGAATGGGAATGCCGGCGCTGCGCAGCGTGCCCAGGTTCGGGTGCTCGATCGTCGTCAGGTAGCCGTTGGCCAGCGCTTGTTCGCTCGCTTCCACGGCGCGGTAGTCGTTGACGGGACCGCAGGGCACGTCCTCCGTGATCAGCCGCGCCAGCCAGTCGGCGACCGCGCGCGTGGCGAAGATCGCTTCCAGCAGCTCTTCCAGCCCGGCGGCGTTGCGGTCACGGTCCCACGGCCCGGCAAAGCGCGGATCGTGCTCCAGGTCAGGCTTCCCAAGCGCCCGGCAGAGCCGCGGCCACATCTTCGGGTCCACGGCGGCGATCGCCAGCCAGCCGTCGGCGCAGCGGTAGTGGCTATACGTGGGGCTGCGGCGCCAGCGGGCGCGGCCCTGCTTGCCGGTGCGCAGGTAACGCATCAACTGTCGCCCCTGAAAGGCGAGCATCGAGCCGAACAGCGAGACTTCGACCTTCTGCCCCATGCCGGTCTGTTGCCGCGCGTACAGCGCCGAGACGATGCCGAGGGCGAAGAGCATGGCGCTGATCTCGTCGGCGGCGCCGGGCAGCGCCGGCTGCGGCGGCTCGTGGCCCGGCCCGCCCGCCTGCTCGACCATCAGCCCGCTCACGGCCTGCGCGATGTGATCGTACCCGGGCCGCTCCCGCTCCGGCCCGCGCGGACCGAACGCCGAGGCCGCGGCGTAGATCAGCCGCGGATTGAGCGGGCGCAGCGCTTCGTAGCCGCAGCCCAGCCGCTCCATCACGCCGGGTCGGAAATTCTCGGCCAGCCCATCCATATGCGGCACGAGCCTGTGCACGATCTCGCGCGCTTCCGGCCGGCGCAGGTCCAGCGTGATCGAGCGCTTGCCGCGGTTGTAGGTTTCGAAATACGCAGAGAAGCCCTCGGCGTCGCGCTCCATCTGCCGGCCCAGCTCGCCGTCCAGGCGTGGCTCGACCTTGAGCACGTCCGCGCCGAGGTCGGCCAGCAGCGAGGTCGCGTACGGCCCCTGCTGGTAGCGCGTGAAGTCGAGCACACGGACGCCGGCCAGCGGTCCGCCTTCCGTTTCCGGCACCTCTTCCCCCGTCGCGCGCGGCGATTGCGCCAGGGCGCCGGCCCGACCCGCGGCCGGCGAAGGCGCTCGTGGTGCGAACCGCGCCATACTGTGCTGACAGCATTTTGAGCAGGGGGAGATCGATGGGCAAGCTCGACGGGCGTGTGGCCGTAGTCACCGGCGGAGCGCGCGGCCTGGGTGCGGCCGCGGCGCTGCGCCTCGCCGCGGAAGGAGCGCGGATCGGCGTGCTCGACCTGCGCGAGGCGGACGACACCCGCGGCCGCATCCAGGCGGCCGGCGGCGCCTGCGAGACGTTTCGCTGCGACACGACGGACGAGTCGCAGGTCGCGGCGGCGATCGAGGGTGTGCACGGCCGGCTGGGGGCGCTCGACATCCTCGTCAACAACGCCGGCATCCTGCAGCCGCGCGCCGTTTCGCTGGAGATGAGCAAGGCCGAGGTCGAGCGGTATGTCGCGGTCAACTACGTCGGCTACTTCGTCGTGACCAAGGCGGCCTACCCGCTGCTGAAGCAGAGCCAGCACGCCCGCATCATCAACGTCGCCTCGCGCACGTACTTCCTGGCGAACGCCGGACAGATGGCCTACGTGGCGAGCAAGGGCGCCGTGCTGGGGATGACGCGCGTGCTGGCGCGCGAGCTGGGGGCCGACAACATCTGCGTGAACGCGGTGATGCCCGGACAGATCGCCACCGAGGGCACGCGCGCGTACACAGACGAAGAGACGTTCAACCGCACGATGCAGAACCAGTCGATCAAGAAGCGCGGCACGCCCGAGCACCTTGCCGGCCTGATCGCCTTCCTCGCCAGCGACGACGCCGAGCTGATCACCGGTCAGACGATCCTCTGCGACGGTGGCGCGTATCTGCACTGAGCGAGAGCCTGGGCTGGCACCGGCCCGTGCCTCGGCCCGATGTCACTGCCGCGGCATGAGCGGCAGGGTGATGTGCGAGGGATGGGTGGCGTCGTGCCAGACCGTCTGGCGGGCGGGGATCAGCTCGGTCTCGGTTGCGATCGGCCGGCCGGTGTTGGGGTTGCGGTCGAAGCGCGGGAAGTTGCTGGAGCTGATCTCCAGCCGCAGGCGGTGGCCCGGCAGGAAGACGTGGCTGGTTGACCACAGGTCGATCGT is part of the Dehalococcoidia bacterium genome and harbors:
- a CDS encoding CoA transferase; its protein translation is MPETEGGPLAGVRVLDFTRYQQGPYATSLLADLGADVLKVEPRLDGELGRQMERDAEGFSAYFETYNRGKRSITLDLRRPEAREIVHRLVPHMDGLAENFRPGVMERLGCGYEALRPLNPRLIYAAASAFGPRGPERERPGYDHIAQAVSGLMVEQAGGPGHEPPQPALPGAADEISAMLFALGIVSALYARQQTGMGQKVEVSLFGSMLAFQGRQLMRYLRTGKQGRARWRRSPTYSHYRCADGWLAIAAVDPKMWPRLCRALGKPDLEHDPRFAGPWDRDRNAAGLEELLEAIFATRAVADWLARLITEDVPCGPVNDYRAVEASEQALANGYLTTIEHPNLGTLRSAGIPIHLSATPPPPLRSAPELGMDTETVLLDLGYDWPQIEALRRAEVI
- a CDS encoding SDR family NAD(P)-dependent oxidoreductase, producing the protein MGKLDGRVAVVTGGARGLGAAAALRLAAEGARIGVLDLREADDTRGRIQAAGGACETFRCDTTDESQVAAAIEGVHGRLGALDILVNNAGILQPRAVSLEMSKAEVERYVAVNYVGYFVVTKAAYPLLKQSQHARIINVASRTYFLANAGQMAYVASKGAVLGMTRVLARELGADNICVNAVMPGQIATEGTRAYTDEETFNRTMQNQSIKKRGTPEHLAGLIAFLASDDAELITGQTILCDGGAYLH